Proteins from a single region of Hymenobacter aquaticus:
- a CDS encoding PASTA domain-containing protein yields the protein MSFLKSDTPVDVVKHLLVIGAAGALLLFGFFFVYLPITTNHGETIVVPKITGMKQEALEDYLDERNLRYFVDDSSYNPTIAPFTVLTQDPAPGERVKEDRKIYISVSMKNPPVIKMPKLVDGSVKNAQMILKSYDLVVGEIKLVPDLAQNAVLKQLVNGKEIAPGAPIAKGTRVDLVVGDGQGNQEFPVPNVVNMPQDEAATLLVGQGLQVGEIFYQPAEEGQTDGTVVKQRPVPSPGATIRMGQLVDLWIAGEAPLKSVD from the coding sequence ATGTCATTTCTCAAATCGGATACGCCCGTTGATGTCGTCAAGCACCTGCTGGTGATTGGGGCCGCGGGGGCGCTGCTGCTGTTCGGCTTCTTCTTCGTGTACCTGCCCATCACCACCAACCACGGCGAAACTATCGTGGTGCCCAAGATTACGGGCATGAAGCAGGAAGCCCTGGAAGACTACCTCGACGAGCGGAACCTGCGCTACTTCGTGGACGACAGCAGCTACAACCCGACCATCGCGCCCTTCACCGTACTGACCCAGGACCCCGCCCCGGGCGAGCGGGTGAAGGAAGACCGCAAAATCTACATCTCGGTGAGCATGAAAAACCCGCCGGTGATTAAGATGCCCAAGCTGGTGGACGGCTCGGTGAAAAACGCCCAGATGATTCTGAAAAGCTACGACCTGGTGGTCGGCGAAATCAAGCTGGTGCCCGATCTGGCCCAGAACGCCGTGCTCAAGCAGCTGGTGAACGGCAAGGAAATCGCGCCCGGCGCCCCCATTGCCAAAGGCACCCGCGTGGACCTAGTAGTGGGCGACGGGCAGGGCAACCAGGAATTCCCGGTGCCCAATGTGGTGAATATGCCCCAGGATGAGGCCGCGACGCTGCTCGTGGGCCAGGGCCTGCAGGTGGGCGAAATCTTCTACCAGCCCGCCGAGGAAGGCCAGACCGACGGCACCGTGGTAAAGCAGCGCCCCGTGCCCTCACCCGGCGCGACCATCCGCATGGGCCAGCTCGTCGACCTGTGGATTGCCGGCGAGGCCCCGCTTAAATCGGTGGACTAG
- a CDS encoding site-2 protease family protein, with protein sequence MPSLPLPDAPAPAPVSEIEFDRYERPEPPRWRVYGLHLLLFVITLITTTLAGAEWITGRAFFDQGQGVKLTGWFSQAEVLRGLWFSLPFLGVLTVHEFGHYFTARHYKVRATLPYYIPFFTGFFNTIGTFGAIIRIKDRIFSRKEFFDIGLAGPLAGFLVAVPVLIYGFTHLPPWDYVFQIHPEYRQFGADYARHVYDDGSGLTLSRPLLYQLLEYWFADPARLPHPNELIHYPVLLAGLLALFFTALNLLPIGQLDGGHILYGLLGFRRFNRLSAVFFVGFIFYAGLGLFTLHTTGETWLYGGIPYALYLLVVFRRVVPTLRRTVLLALSVVAAQLALTLAVPGIFGNPGWLIFGLLLSRFMGIFHPPAPDERPLSPGRKVLGWIMLAIFVLCFSPSPFQ encoded by the coding sequence GTGCCTTCTCTTCCCCTGCCTGACGCCCCCGCCCCCGCCCCTGTTTCGGAAATTGAGTTTGACCGCTACGAGCGGCCCGAGCCGCCGCGCTGGCGCGTCTACGGGCTGCACCTGCTGCTGTTTGTCATCACCCTGATTACCACGACCCTGGCCGGGGCCGAATGGATAACCGGCCGGGCCTTTTTTGATCAGGGCCAGGGCGTGAAGCTGACGGGCTGGTTTAGCCAAGCCGAGGTGCTGCGGGGCCTGTGGTTTTCCCTGCCGTTTCTGGGCGTACTGACGGTACACGAGTTTGGCCACTACTTCACCGCCCGGCACTACAAGGTACGGGCGACGCTGCCCTACTACATTCCGTTTTTCACGGGCTTTTTCAATACCATCGGTACGTTTGGGGCTATAATCCGCATCAAAGACCGGATATTTTCCCGCAAGGAGTTTTTTGATATTGGCCTGGCCGGGCCGCTGGCGGGCTTTCTGGTGGCCGTGCCGGTGCTTATCTATGGCTTCACCCACCTACCGCCCTGGGACTACGTGTTTCAGATTCACCCCGAGTACCGCCAGTTCGGGGCCGACTACGCCCGTCATGTGTACGACGACGGCTCAGGCCTGACGCTCAGCCGGCCGCTGCTGTACCAGCTGCTGGAATACTGGTTTGCCGACCCGGCGCGCCTGCCCCACCCCAATGAGCTGATACACTACCCCGTGCTGCTGGCGGGCTTGCTGGCGCTGTTTTTTACGGCGCTTAATCTGCTGCCCATCGGCCAGCTCGACGGGGGACACATCCTGTACGGCCTGCTGGGGTTCCGGCGCTTCAACCGGCTGTCGGCGGTGTTTTTCGTGGGCTTTATCTTCTACGCCGGGCTGGGGCTGTTCACCTTGCACACCACCGGGGAAACGTGGCTCTACGGTGGTATTCCCTATGCGCTGTACCTGCTGGTGGTGTTTCGGCGGGTGGTGCCCACGCTGCGCCGCACGGTGCTGCTGGCCTTGAGCGTGGTAGCGGCCCAGCTGGCCCTGACCTTGGCCGTGCCCGGCATTTTCGGCAACCCCGGCTGGCTGATTTTCGGCTTGCTCCTGAGCCGTTTTATGGGCATTTTTCATCCCCCGGCGCCCGACGAGCGGCCCCTGAGCCCGGGGCGCAAGGTGCTGGGCTGGATCATGCTTGCTATTTTTGTCCTCTGTTTTTCGCCCTCACCTTTTCAGTGA
- a CDS encoding phosphoglycerate kinase encodes MKTLDQYNFAGKRAVVRVDFNVPLDASLHITDDTRIRMATPTIQKILRDGGSVVLLSHMGRPKGGPDEKNSLRNLVARLGQEYGTPVKFGGDVIGQEAAQLASSLQPGEILLLDNLRFHAEEEKGDAAFAEKLSKLGDVYVNDAFGAAHRKHASTAVMAQYFTPENRIAGYLMQSELDNAHKVLTNPEHPFTAIMGGAKISDKILIIEQLLDKVDYLLIGGGMAYTFAVAQGGSIGNSLLEADKIELAASLIEKAKQKGVQLVLPVDSIIANKFANDADIDVAGNLSIPAGWMGLDIGPDSRETFADIIRQSKTILWNGPMGVFEMSNFSVGTEFVARAIADATADGAFSLIGGGDSAAAVNQLGFADRVSYISTGGGALLEYMEGKELPGVAALEGR; translated from the coding sequence ATGAAAACCCTGGACCAGTACAACTTCGCCGGCAAGCGGGCCGTGGTGCGCGTCGATTTCAACGTGCCGCTCGATGCTTCGCTGCACATCACCGACGACACCCGCATCCGGATGGCCACGCCCACCATCCAGAAAATCCTGCGTGACGGCGGCTCGGTGGTGCTGCTCTCGCACATGGGCCGGCCCAAAGGCGGCCCCGACGAGAAAAACTCCCTGCGCAACCTTGTGGCGCGCCTCGGGCAGGAGTACGGCACCCCGGTCAAATTTGGCGGCGACGTCATCGGCCAGGAAGCGGCCCAGCTGGCTAGCAGCCTGCAGCCCGGCGAAATCCTGCTGCTCGACAACCTGCGCTTCCACGCCGAAGAGGAAAAAGGCGACGCCGCCTTCGCCGAAAAGCTCAGCAAGCTGGGTGATGTGTACGTGAACGACGCCTTCGGGGCGGCCCACCGCAAGCACGCCTCCACGGCCGTTATGGCCCAGTATTTCACCCCCGAAAACCGCATTGCCGGCTACCTGATGCAGAGCGAGCTGGACAACGCCCACAAGGTGCTGACCAACCCCGAGCATCCGTTCACGGCCATCATGGGCGGGGCCAAGATTTCCGACAAAATCCTCATTATCGAGCAGCTGCTCGACAAAGTCGATTACCTGCTCATCGGCGGCGGCATGGCCTACACCTTCGCCGTGGCCCAGGGCGGCAGCATCGGCAACTCCCTGCTGGAGGCCGACAAGATAGAGCTGGCGGCCAGCCTGATTGAGAAAGCCAAGCAGAAAGGCGTGCAGCTGGTGCTGCCCGTGGATAGCATCATCGCCAACAAGTTTGCCAACGACGCCGACATCGACGTGGCCGGCAACCTGAGCATTCCCGCCGGCTGGATGGGCCTCGACATCGGCCCCGACTCGCGCGAGACGTTTGCCGACATCATCCGCCAGTCGAAAACCATCCTGTGGAACGGTCCGATGGGCGTATTCGAGATGAGCAACTTCTCGGTGGGCACCGAGTTCGTGGCCCGCGCCATTGCCGACGCCACCGCCGACGGCGCCTTCAGCCTCATCGGCGGCGGCGACTCGGCCGCGGCCGTCAACCAGCTCGGCTTCGCCGACCGGGTGTCCTACATCTCGACCGGCGGCGGGGCCCTGCTCGAGTACATGGAAGGCAAGGAGCTGCCCGGCGTAGCCGCGCTGGAAGGCCGGTAG
- a CDS encoding D-alanine--D-alanine ligase family protein, giving the protein MKIGIFFGGPSREREISFAGGRTVYDNLDKALFQAVPIFVDSRGNFILLDWHYIYKGTIRDFYPPVSALPDSRHKLQVYLESLGELSPPEQDRIIAEVGRRVLPHELRELMDFAFLALHGPGGEDGVIQGLLEWYGIPYSGSGVLPSAFGIDKIAQKKLLKALHKPTPDYRVLTAEEWDSAASQPAILDYLVRELGLPLVFKAPRQGSSIGISILREANAEQFARAVERSLFRKTVTRAEWQRLGEQDKIAWVQHLTDIRDGIGLPVVIDAEAELIYHPEALLNTLNERLQTAETVLLTNVDGEAQVLVESFVAGREFSCIVVEDPSGNPLALPPTEIVKGEEMFDYRSKYLPGLSRKITPIDLPEAEIQRIREACEEMFRTFGFQVYARIDGFISMSNEELKIENSSAAAETPGTEHQALSTKHQAPSTIFLNDPNTTSGMLPASFFFHQAAEIGLNPSQFLTYLIRTSLAARRRAGMKPVQLGGLLRQLDEAVASRQHEEKQRLKVAVIMGGYSSERHISVESGRNIYEKLSSSVKYEPVPVFLTGNSQEFRLYVLPINVMLKDNADDIREKIEYAEAGHSLHPVLERIRTEASAITSTYAGQATAQPRRLSFEELAHEVDEVFIALHGRPGEDGALQKQLEQYGLPYNGSGVESSSITINKFETNRRLREAGLRVAEHRMAARLEWEADAESFYRSLETQFHYPFIAKPADDGCSSAVKKIKNRAELEAFTQLIFRDQEDLLPAPATVLNLGFKEEFPQKDAFLVETLIARDGARHFLEVTGGLLTHWKEDGQLEIEVFEASEALATGEVLSLEEKFLAGEGQNITPARYAPDVQERQRISEEVKAELKRVAEVLNIQGYARIDAFVRVRETGAVEVIIIEVNSLPGMTPATCIFHQTALSGYTPYDFIDRILEFGKARAAKLTAAG; this is encoded by the coding sequence ATGAAAATAGGCATCTTCTTCGGTGGCCCGTCGCGTGAGCGGGAAATTTCCTTTGCGGGCGGCCGCACGGTATATGACAACCTGGACAAAGCGCTGTTCCAGGCCGTTCCCATCTTCGTGGACAGCCGCGGCAACTTCATCCTGCTCGACTGGCACTACATCTATAAGGGTACCATCCGCGACTTTTACCCGCCCGTGTCGGCCCTGCCCGACTCGCGCCACAAGCTGCAGGTGTACCTGGAAAGCCTCGGCGAGCTGAGCCCGCCGGAGCAGGACCGCATCATCGCGGAAGTGGGCCGGCGCGTGCTACCCCACGAACTGCGCGAGCTGATGGACTTTGCCTTCCTGGCCCTGCACGGCCCCGGCGGCGAGGACGGCGTCATTCAGGGCCTGCTCGAATGGTACGGCATTCCCTACTCCGGCTCCGGCGTGCTGCCCTCGGCGTTTGGCATTGATAAGATTGCCCAGAAAAAGCTGCTCAAGGCCCTGCACAAGCCCACCCCCGACTACCGCGTGCTGACCGCCGAGGAGTGGGACTCGGCCGCCAGCCAGCCGGCCATCCTCGACTATCTGGTGCGCGAGCTGGGCTTGCCGCTGGTGTTCAAAGCGCCGCGGCAGGGCTCCAGCATCGGTATCAGCATTCTGCGCGAGGCCAACGCCGAGCAGTTTGCACGCGCCGTGGAGCGCAGTCTGTTCCGCAAAACCGTGACCCGCGCGGAGTGGCAGCGCCTGGGTGAGCAGGACAAGATTGCCTGGGTGCAGCACCTGACCGACATCCGCGACGGTATCGGCCTGCCGGTGGTTATTGACGCAGAAGCCGAACTCATCTACCACCCCGAAGCGCTACTGAACACGCTCAACGAGCGGCTGCAAACGGCCGAAACCGTGCTGCTGACCAACGTGGACGGCGAGGCCCAGGTGCTGGTCGAGTCGTTCGTGGCGGGGCGCGAGTTCAGCTGCATCGTGGTAGAGGACCCCAGCGGCAACCCGCTGGCCCTGCCCCCGACGGAAATTGTGAAGGGTGAGGAAATGTTCGACTACCGCTCGAAGTACCTGCCCGGCCTCTCGCGTAAAATCACCCCGATTGACCTGCCCGAAGCCGAAATTCAGCGCATCCGCGAAGCCTGCGAGGAAATGTTCCGCACCTTCGGCTTCCAGGTCTACGCCCGCATTGATGGGTTTATTTCAATGAGCAATGAAGAATTAAAGATTGAGAATTCTTCCGCTGCTGCTGAAACCCCAGGCACCGAGCACCAGGCACTAAGCACTAAGCACCAGGCACCAAGCACCATTTTCCTCAACGACCCGAACACTACCTCGGGCATGCTGCCGGCGTCGTTCTTCTTCCACCAGGCCGCCGAAATCGGCCTGAACCCGTCCCAGTTCCTGACCTACCTGATCCGCACTTCCCTGGCCGCCCGCCGCCGGGCCGGCATGAAGCCGGTGCAGCTCGGCGGCCTGCTCCGCCAGCTCGACGAGGCCGTGGCCTCGCGCCAGCACGAGGAAAAGCAGCGCCTCAAGGTGGCCGTGATTATGGGCGGCTATTCCTCGGAGCGCCACATTTCGGTGGAAAGTGGCCGCAACATCTACGAGAAGCTCAGCTCCAGCGTGAAGTACGAGCCCGTGCCCGTGTTCCTGACCGGCAACAGCCAGGAGTTCCGCCTCTACGTGCTGCCCATCAACGTGATGCTGAAGGACAACGCCGACGACATCCGGGAGAAAATCGAGTACGCCGAGGCCGGCCACAGCCTGCACCCGGTGCTGGAGCGGATTCGGACGGAGGCCAGCGCCATTACCAGCACCTACGCCGGACAGGCCACGGCCCAGCCCCGCCGCCTCTCGTTCGAGGAGCTGGCCCACGAGGTCGATGAGGTGTTTATTGCCCTGCACGGCCGCCCCGGCGAAGATGGTGCCCTGCAGAAGCAGCTGGAGCAGTACGGCCTGCCCTACAACGGCTCGGGCGTGGAAAGCAGCAGCATCACCATCAACAAGTTTGAGACGAACCGCCGCCTGCGCGAGGCCGGCCTGCGCGTAGCCGAGCACCGCATGGCCGCCCGCCTGGAGTGGGAAGCCGACGCCGAAAGCTTCTACCGCAGCCTGGAAACGCAGTTTCACTACCCCTTCATTGCCAAGCCCGCCGACGACGGCTGCTCCTCGGCCGTGAAGAAAATCAAGAACCGCGCGGAGCTCGAAGCCTTCACCCAGCTCATCTTCCGCGACCAGGAAGACCTGCTGCCCGCGCCCGCCACCGTGCTGAATCTGGGCTTCAAGGAGGAATTTCCGCAGAAGGATGCCTTCCTGGTCGAAACCCTGATTGCGCGCGACGGCGCCCGGCACTTCCTGGAAGTCACCGGCGGTTTGCTTACCCACTGGAAAGAAGACGGACAGCTGGAAATTGAGGTGTTCGAAGCCTCCGAGGCCCTGGCTACCGGCGAAGTGCTCAGTCTGGAAGAGAAGTTCCTGGCCGGCGAAGGCCAGAACATCACCCCCGCCCGCTACGCCCCCGACGTGCAGGAGCGCCAACGCATCAGTGAGGAAGTGAAAGCCGAGCTCAAGCGCGTGGCCGAGGTGCTCAACATCCAGGGCTACGCCCGCATCGACGCCTTCGTGCGGGTGCGGGAAACGGGCGCCGTGGAGGTTATCATCATCGAGGTCAACTCGCTGCCCGGCATGACGCCCGCCACCTGCATCTTCCACCAGACGGCCCTGAGCGGCTACACGCCCTACGACTTCATCGACCGGATTCTGGAGTTCGGCAAGGCGCGCGCCGCCAAGCTGACCGCCGCTGGCTAG
- a CDS encoding HAD family hydrolase: MPAQKPNLLFDFGGVIININYQLTVEAMRALSRASSTIEFNQQSQSELFDHLETGRLTPSEFRQGLRRHYDLEATDEQLDAAWNAMLLDVPAERLAFIAELRAQGHQTALLSNTNQIHIEEINRRLKTQYGFAHGIADCLDRVFYSQQVGLRKPGPEIFEHALREMNWKADETLFIEDSIQHIETARRLGLPTLFLTPPLTLTDALPAAIRAFSSPA; this comes from the coding sequence ATGCCTGCTCAAAAGCCCAACCTGCTCTTCGACTTTGGAGGCGTCATTATCAACATCAACTACCAGCTGACGGTGGAGGCCATGCGCGCCCTGAGCCGGGCCAGCAGCACCATAGAGTTCAACCAGCAAAGCCAGTCGGAGCTGTTTGACCACCTGGAAACCGGCCGCCTGACGCCGTCGGAGTTTCGGCAGGGCCTGCGCCGGCACTACGACCTGGAAGCCACCGACGAGCAGCTGGACGCGGCCTGGAACGCCATGCTGCTCGACGTGCCGGCCGAGCGGCTGGCCTTCATTGCCGAGCTGCGCGCCCAGGGCCACCAGACGGCCTTGCTCAGCAACACCAACCAGATTCACATCGAGGAAATCAACCGGCGGCTGAAAACCCAGTACGGCTTTGCCCACGGCATTGCCGACTGCCTTGATCGGGTCTTTTACTCCCAGCAGGTGGGACTGCGCAAGCCGGGGCCGGAGATATTTGAGCACGCCCTGCGCGAAATGAACTGGAAGGCCGACGAAACGTTGTTTATTGAGGACAGCATCCAGCACATCGAAACGGCCCGGCGCCTGGGGCTGCCCACGCTGTTTCTGACCCCGCCCCTTACGCTCACCGACGCTCTTCCCGCTGCCATCCGTGCCTTCTCTTCCCCTGCCTGA
- a CDS encoding recombinase family protein has protein sequence MSNHSFFRQFAKRSVKSSAANNNAVIYTRVSTKEQADNNQSLDIQRRKCLEHATSRGYTIMGMFGGTHESAKNDERKEFNRMLRFVKQKSSGVSRIIVLTLDRFSRSGANAIAIAEELKREGIFIEAVTQQIDTRTTQGQLSQNINLVLSHFENQQRRERAILGMTEKLLKGYWVGKAPLGYTITKVGNEQKIIINEQGRALRKAFHMKVELQLDNTEIARWLRGQGVKVSPQLLTLTFRNVFYCGFLSHSLLPDQVVPGRHPKLISEEMFRRLNDLQASKPQGYVHAKEAPAVPLKNHVRCHRCDRPLTAYIVRKKGLWYYKCNTVGCKMNVSARALHQGYKGLLSELVLEPHLVEPFKAQVEAVFHSLNQESAEARREV, from the coding sequence ATGTCTAATCACTCCTTCTTCCGGCAGTTTGCCAAACGGAGCGTTAAGTCTTCGGCAGCAAACAACAATGCGGTCATCTATACGCGGGTTTCGACCAAAGAGCAAGCGGATAATAACCAGAGCTTAGACATCCAACGGCGCAAGTGCCTGGAACACGCTACTTCGCGAGGATACACCATCATGGGTATGTTTGGTGGCACCCACGAAAGCGCCAAGAACGACGAGCGCAAAGAGTTTAACCGCATGCTGCGCTTTGTGAAGCAAAAGAGCAGCGGCGTCAGCCGCATCATCGTACTCACGCTTGACCGCTTCTCGCGCTCTGGCGCCAATGCCATTGCCATTGCGGAAGAGCTTAAGCGCGAAGGCATATTCATTGAAGCCGTCACGCAGCAGATCGATACCCGTACGACCCAAGGCCAGCTCAGCCAAAACATAAATTTGGTACTGAGCCACTTTGAGAACCAGCAGCGCCGCGAACGTGCCATCCTCGGCATGACAGAGAAACTGCTCAAAGGCTACTGGGTAGGCAAAGCACCGCTGGGCTACACCATCACCAAAGTCGGCAACGAGCAGAAGATCATCATCAACGAACAGGGCCGCGCGCTGCGTAAGGCCTTTCACATGAAGGTTGAGCTGCAGCTCGACAATACGGAAATTGCGCGCTGGCTGCGTGGCCAAGGCGTAAAGGTGTCGCCGCAGCTGCTGACGTTGACCTTTCGGAACGTTTTCTACTGCGGGTTCCTTAGCCACAGTTTGCTGCCAGACCAAGTAGTTCCGGGGCGCCATCCCAAACTCATCAGCGAAGAGATGTTCCGCCGGCTGAACGACCTGCAAGCGTCCAAGCCGCAGGGCTATGTGCATGCCAAGGAAGCACCCGCCGTTCCGCTGAAGAACCACGTACGCTGCCACCGCTGCGACCGGCCGCTTACGGCCTATATCGTCCGCAAAAAAGGGCTCTGGTACTACAAGTGCAACACGGTCGGCTGCAAGATGAACGTGAGTGCCCGTGCCTTGCACCAGGGCTACAAAGGCCTGCTCAGCGAACTGGTGCTGGAGCCGCACTTGGTCGAACCCTTCAAGGCTCAGGTAGAAGCCGTGTTCCATTCGCTGAATCAGGAAAGCGCAGAGGCGCGCCGGGAGGTTTAG
- a CDS encoding helix-turn-helix domain-containing protein, translating into MQTINEKLRAIRLLKGITQEKAGQYLGTTKANYNRIEKGHVDVSPAKLDKLAELFGMTRAQVENFQSETEKAKAEAEHLRNEIAQLKRYISQTDDLLTESQTFFRYLFELLKQNFPGGGEKLISLSQLNQEWARLVSFSIQEYEAHRHESPLGIAKQRDLDSAVMGMRQQFLHHEKGKIQ; encoded by the coding sequence ATGCAGACAATCAATGAGAAACTGCGAGCCATCAGGTTACTGAAAGGCATTACGCAGGAGAAAGCCGGTCAATATTTAGGTACCACTAAAGCCAACTACAACCGCATCGAGAAAGGGCATGTGGATGTGAGTCCAGCCAAGCTGGACAAGCTGGCGGAGTTGTTTGGAATGACCAGAGCCCAAGTCGAAAACTTTCAATCCGAGACAGAAAAAGCAAAAGCTGAAGCAGAGCACCTCAGGAATGAGATTGCCCAGTTGAAGCGCTACATCAGCCAGACCGATGATCTGCTCACCGAGTCTCAAACGTTCTTCCGCTACTTATTTGAACTACTAAAGCAGAACTTTCCTGGTGGTGGGGAAAAACTCATTTCTTTGTCTCAACTCAACCAAGAATGGGCAAGGCTGGTGAGTTTCTCTATCCAAGAGTATGAAGCTCATCGCCATGAGTCCCCGCTTGGCATTGCGAAACAGCGCGATTTAGATAGTGCAGTGATGGGAATGCGACAACAGTTTTTGCACCATGAAAAAGGAAAAATTCAATAA